The following DNA comes from Kluyveromyces lactis strain NRRL Y-1140 chromosome E complete sequence.
TTAATGATAGCGTTAAACATTTTGTGTAtgtcttcttcaatgatattttaaTGAGATCTTATATTTTTtagatcttcttcttacTGTCAAATGAAAATCTGAAAACTTAACGGAAAGCGGATAAAGCGTTTATTTTCTATTGTCTGCTGAATATTGGTGTTATATGCTGACTTAGTTAACCAGAGTAAGCCTTAATAATAGTATTGGTAATGGTTTACTGAGAACAGTACTCGGAACGATGCGGTACAGTGTCGTAATATGAAAGTCGCTAAATGGGGACGAAAAAGACAGAGCTCttaaattctttcaatatatcACAAATTTAAACAAAGTACTTCTATTGAATGCAGGGCAAAAATGATGCTAACGTTCATAAAGTTGCTAATGTCTCgattatatatatatatactcAACGAATAAGTATCAAATAAAATTCCAATCCAAGGCCGGCCATTATTGGCAAATCACTGACAGTCATTAATTCCATAGAAACTCCCACTGAAGTGGTTGGCGATGCAGGCAGCTAGCtgaaaaccaaaaacaCTCTCTACTTTCCTTGATCAGAAATGAGCGTATAAGCTAAGCTAATCCCTGTTTTCCAAtttaattttattttttgcGCCAATTGCTACCTTTCTTTCTGTGCTGAACGACTCCTTCTCCCCTTCCCTTGTCATTTTCTCCTgttttatcatttttttacCTAGAAGGGCCCGCTCGGTCTCTTCGGCTGAGCTTGGTCACTCGTTCCAATGGACGCAAAAAAATCGCAGGGAaagtttgaattttttttttttttgattattcATGACAAAATCGGGCCCGAGCTAGCGGTTTTCTTGCGCGGAACCACTTTAATAACGTTTCTGTTGCTGACGTTATAAAGAGGGACATTTGTGGTGATTGGGTGTTTTACGCGGAGCAAACCGGGAAGATGTTTTCAGCACTGGAGTTCTGTTCCGAAAGCTTATACCAAGAACTAGCAGAATAGCTTCTAAGCTCCGAATTGCGATATCCTGTATCCCTGCCCATTTCTTCATTACCATCAGCTCGGATCATCTAGGGTGCCAGTTTGAATTAGTTATGGCATTCGGAAGCGCAAACGGTGACCCCTTCTCGCTCTGTCCGTCCATCTGAGATAGTGGGATGTTCTGTTTTGTGGAATTGCGGAGCATGATCACCATGCGGGTAACAAATAATTTGTTTTcgtcttttttttttctttcgtAGGAGATAGAATGAATAGCTCGGTTGGTACAAATAAAGTATTATACAgatttctatcaaaaatattcttcagACAGTTTCAGAATGtcaaatttgaagatatatGCGATTACAAAGTTATCTGCCATTTGCTGTTGAATTCAATGACCGCAGTGTGAACTAACTTGTATAAgtatcttctttcttcgtCCTTTGGAACTGAGAAGAAGTATTCTCTTTCAGCTGTATATATCGTAATGCCAGTCTTGATTACCCTTACATTTCTTATCATTCTGAATGGGATATGCTCCATCACAGTCAACGTAGATAATTGCATACGTAGAATTCTTTGTAGGGATACGATCACTATTTGATAACCAGCTGGCGTCTCACATATCACATGACCTACGTACATATCTTTGGCATATTCCCCACCATTACAAGTCTTTAACCAATATTGACCTTGCGAATCTCTTAAATTGTAAGGTTTGATTAATTTATCAGAACTAACGAACCTTGGTAGCCtaactctttcaatttgtcCGATATCCATTAAGGTTGTTGAATTTCTAATACCTTCACTCACATTACTGGCAAGGTCTAATACACCGATGGCAGTTTTTGCAGGCAATCCGATGATACCTTTTCCAACACCTTTAATAAAACCGAATGCTCCTTCTTTGGCGCCGCCTGAGTACGGATCCAATGCGACACCAGTAAGTCCACTGGTAACGTTATTGAAAAACGACGAAGCACCAACTCCAACACTACCAAACTTACCACGCTGTCTTTGTTGCAACCTTCGCCGTTCTTGAAAAGACGTATCTTGAATAGCAACCGATAAGCCTTTAGCCATGGATCCAGTCATTTTAGAAAAAGAATCTGAAAATCCAAATAtggatttcttcaagaatgatAATCCACCCTTTGCTATACCGATGCCAAGTTCTTGAGGTCTATCATTCATTATATAACCTTGATAAGGTTCATAAAATATGTCCATAACTCCAGAGCTTATGTTGTTGAAGAATCCGACAGGATTCCCGAGGAAATCTGCTGAGCCAAGGACCTTGTGTAATTGATAGAAGAACTGTTGTGCATAATGCGATTCGATTGCACCAACTAGCGTAGGAAGTGAAACTCTAACATGTTCTAGTAGTAATGAATTCAACTTTATTTGCGCACCCTCGATGTTTCCTAAAGCCATAGTTAAAACGTTGATAAAGTAATTAATAGCACTGTTACCACtactcttttcttcttcaacgttCACACGATCAGTTCTGACAAATGAGAGATGCAAAAGAGTTGGTTGTAGATGCAACATTTCGAAATACACCTTGCTGCTTCTTACTGTGGTAGGGAAATCAGGAACCGTGCAAGGATGCAGGAAGAGTTGTTCGCTGCTGCTGTCATCAACTGCCTGATTCCATGAGGCTCCCGGAATCTTTGCAAAATCAAGCAAAGCAAGAAGGAagtcttcatcaatttgtATCGTCATTTCTTGCAACAAAAGTGTTGCCATTTTGAAGTTGAGTAAGCTAGAAGACTCGTCTTTTACTTTAGAAATTGCTCCTGATAACGAAGGATGGATATCGATTTCTTTAGAATCTTTGGGAATTTTAGTTGGATACAAGACAGTTTCGTAAACACCACCGAACAACTGGTTATCGATTTGAATCcatttcatcttgaaagaaagattttgatacATTTCACTATCATTGAAGCGGAACTCTAGCCCAAGAATATTGATATAGCAAAGCTCCTGTAGGCGATCGTTTATGAAGgatattccaattcctGAAAACGATATGACTACCCTTGCATTCAACTTCGAGTCAAGactttcatcaacttcaaactTATCAGAACTTGAGGTTATACTGGATGTTATTGATGTTTCACTTTGGAATCTCCTTTGAGATCTTAATTTGTAAAGACTCTGCTCCTGATTGTAGTTACTTAACACAAGGACTTGAACGCCATTGTCCAttaaaatattgatatcCACAATTGATGGAGGTTGTTTAGGATTATCTGAAGGTATCCGAATTGGTCTAAGGTTTCCTATCTCGTTAAGATCTATTTCCCGACGACGATTTTTAGTGTGAATAtacaatttcttttgtttgGCACTAGGATAATCCCAAGAATATGGCATAATACTTCGAGGAGGTATACGATAGTAAATCGGTTCAAAATCGACTTCCTCTTCGTCCTCTTGGTAATAATAATCAAGCTCGTCACtctcatcatcaacaaaacGGGGATTTCTCTGCCAAAATAGGAATTCATGATCGCTGAAATTTCTGATTGAAAATGGCCAATTGTCATCTGAGTCAACAGCATTTATAAATACCGTTGCACCCTCAAGAGAAATATCCATCTTTATTAATCGCTGTGCGGCATCTGTTATATTCATTTTAACAAATGATTCTCCAACGTCTTTGAGCCTAAAGGGGTTGGACCAAGTAGACGGTATCTTCGCGAATCTGGCAACAAATTTTTTGCTcaaagttcttttcaaaaaataaagcGGAGTAAGCTCCTTAGGAGCAAGTATGGTGGGGCTGCTGGTCCCGTATTCCATAATTTCGATCACTTCTGAAGTGCTATTGCGGAAAATGTATCTTGGAGAAATTTCTACGATTTTTGTGAAACGATATTTCCCTTCCCCTTCTTTAACATTTATTCCTAGGTTGCACTCTTGGTTATGGTTTAGTAGCTCcaaagaaatatcaacagaCTGACCAATGGCATCGAATGACACTGGCACACTAGGGTTGGTTTCCGTGAATTTTATTTTCGCCCTATTGCGGTTATAGTCTTCatattggaaagaaaacatcttCGGACGTGCCAACTTCTGTCCGTCTTTCATGAAAACGTCAGATTTCACTACACCCCATTGTCTATCACTGAACACTGAAAGGTCATGAGTAGTCTTATTCATGATAACGTATGGCGCATAAATACTAATGGTCTTGGCTCTTTTACCATTGGCATGATATTTGAGACTCAAATAAAGCTTTTGACCGTCTAAAGTTGTGATAAAGATTCTAtgctcttcttcaagagcCGACACGTCAGGACTATTGACTAAAGTCTCATTAGACCAGTTAAAATTCTCATCATCAGGTTTGATAGACAATAGTAAATAAGAATCCAAAGAGACGTTATGCAACGGAATTGTAGCTCCAGCTTGCAAGAAGATTTCAGATCGAGCTTCCTCCTTCCTTCCCTTAAGACAAAAAGATATATCTTGTGGCAGtgaattttccaaaaccaATGGAGCAGATAATGTTACAGTCATCCGAGGATAAATTTTGGATAGAGGATCGTCTTTATCCACCGATCCTTCTACTTCGAAGTGGAAACCAGCAGTTTCTAAATCACTTTCACAAGATAGTGCCAAAGGCGATTCACTTAACATTTTCCAGAAAATTGGAATTCCGGACCACTTATACGATGCATTATCTGTCAGAGGTCTGATATGGAAAGAAGATTGATATGCAGAGTCGATTGGTATTGACCTGGTACCATTAGGATTGATAACCCCAATGCTTTTAATTTTTCCCGCATCAGAAAGACCATATTCGACCTCAGTTGACGTCAAATTTCGCAACAATAGAGTGGAACCAAAGGTAATCAACTTTACGTTGTTTTCTAAAAGGTTGCTACTAATTAGCAAACGGTTATGAACACCTGCAACAGGTGGATATAACTTATGAATTACGTCTCCTTCTTTGCTAGCGTCGACGTCGATGATATTTGAATAATCATCGTCGGCAAATGAAGCCCGTAACATACACTTCTCTGTATCAAGGGTTTCTCTAACAACTCTCCAGTCTTCAAATTCCCAATCAATTATTTCTCCGCTTTGTAGCTTCGTCAAATTAGCTCTTTTATTAACGGCATCATCGTCACTATTTTTGATCCATATGTTTAGCGTATGGCCAGTGTCGTTATGAATTCTATAAGGTTTTTCGGCTCCGCGAGGTTTGAGATTATGTGATTTAGTGAGAGAGGCAGGTATTTGAGATAGTAGGGCAATAGTACGGGAAGAAAGAGTAATTTCAACAGATTTCCTGGTGATAATGTCAAAAATCAAAGcattatcattttcatcatcctTTGATAAATGAAAAGTCATTGGGAAAACCTCAATCAACGGCTCCCAACTGGACCGGGAATAATTGAAAGCGCTGGCAAAAGGTTCGATTGTTGATATAACGTCGATGTTTGTTGACCAATCTTTGGCGTCAACAGAAAATGCGTTAATGTTAAAATCAGCGATCGGAAGTTCGTGCATGTCACCAATCAATACAACTCTCAGCCCCGCAAAGTCTGAATGTAATTTTTCAGCCTTTGTTATTACCTTCGTAGAGTCAGAAATGGAATTTCTGTGCATAACGTTGGAGATTTCACTTAGTGACGACACCATACTTGGGGCAtacttttttattttattcttGAATTCCCTTGAAAACTTTCCATACTTAGTGGTtatatcttcatcctcttcatTCGTGGTATCAACAATCATTAGGCCTTCATCCTTAGCTAAAGATAACGACGAATTAAAAATTTCCATAGCTAACCGAATGTCACGTAACGATAACCGGAGTAATAAAGGACCAACAGAAGAATGGATTTGTGTCTTCAAAATGTCTGGAGTAGAATCCCGTCCGTCGATCATTACAGTACTTGAAAAGTCATCTAATATCCTAATTCTGTTTTGATTCAAGTCACCCATTCTACTTAAAAACAACCCCACATTATTAGCAGCGATGGAAAGTATGTTATGATCAGTTACAAGGAATTGACCAATGGTAAAGACAATTGCTTCAGATTGTTTGTCACTGGGATCTGCTAATAAAATGACAGCTGAATCTACAACGTTAACCGAATAGTTAAAAGTCTTGTTACTATTCTCAACCTTCGATGCCACGGCAAGATCATCGG
Coding sequences within:
- the VPS13 gene encoding membrane morphogenesis protein VPS13 (similar to uniprot|Q07878 Saccharomyces cerevisiae YLL040C VPS13 homologous to human COH1 component of peripheral vacuolar membrane protein complex), producing the protein MLESLVSALLNRFLGAYVENFDPTQLNVGIWNGDVKLRNLRLRKDSLDALDLPIDVKFGYLGELTLLIPWSSLKNKPVKIIIEDVYMLCAPRTPESYNVEEQIERELKVKLQRLADFELANSSKPDINLDSNRNESFTQSLLTKIVDNLQVTVKNIHMRYEDMNSVFSEGPCAFGISLSELSAVSTDESWNPSFISIKQQITHKLATLDSISIYCNTGTESIETDDSEELLIRLRESIADNRGAPEYQYLLKPVRGSARLKMNKAGATEDAPHIDVQLMFDEFALVLDDCQYKEVLHNLSKYHWFHKTLKYRQHRPTVKPAADPALWFKYAANCVLSEIHEKNYKSSWEYIKERRNKRDEYVSLFKKKLTLPDINDPLPNVEEEKRLHALDVELSFDDIKFFRAFTRREFCQESKFTQLSETISTNANPQGWFSSWWAPSNAKSDDSLTMTDEQRKELYDAIEYDDSNDPLKSVDIPKDRTTLRVTNLLQKGSLTVMDRTKGHRMCDFIFEESATEFLNRPDSFLFKFELSSFLVEDGSPHTLYRHIVSPRTKHEKGGDPLLHLYFDSCPMDESADTFLDIKFGSVFVYYHIHFINELIRFFNPPTKHWETVSALMNAAEATVEGWTSQTRMGLEALLNEHKTIDLKLNAASPTIIIPLDAHSWESPCAIIDAGSIKMSSDLVPKQEIKKIKELSVDEYAKIDSDELKRLMFDRFKIKLTDTQLLIGPDMKSSITSINVKQRDNNFTILEKMELDFILDILIFPKALNLPRVAASVTLPSLNIFLNDFQYKIIMQLVESCVPYVEDDQEEASTSSGSQSYSQLIPLDNIGGSDEALLKHKETLVLKQTKRMMETLSKAELDQTSFQLSLDVSKIEISLLKCLEGPTMNSSKLVKLVGEHLSLRLLKSFVKMDFDLSLTELRFEDHISKQTSKGCEEYMIFSNGHTKKEKLFDIRGSRVQQIIEYESNLYEVFDISVDLRMSELTLSLIPKSILTLMNFVLNTFTDPETPAIPSNVLRQSQQQDSTPGNTNVKIFLDGVNIILNDESSKLATFSIHNSELCMDILPQNMKLKGKLGDMKLVDETSVDLPKDSVFREIISREDNDLAEVIYETFDPETNTNNYDSYLYYRTGAMRINFIEHSINKIISFFAKFQKMKVLFDTAHNNAYSKAPDIDTVNNMKLDIVIRTPSISFPKLIDPRNNVYDELIWNMGDLYISNTFTGELGKLVNNVSAGIKNAHISSIFNFEGRKVQKLSAVSNLDLRFDVSYNQFHTESDALVTVKGYFAPFYVDLTDLQLQYIYLLSQRIANSFIVSTDDDNMEEVEIAALNTNAIIDPQKELHSNQNIFKSEEASSSDNQKNIEIEFEFNAPEFCLSLFNNTSEKITVKDLGIARFTLENFGLSGSAFNTSSANYEMHIKSFTVEDIRYSKTNKHTQLIPKIEGDHHQFMASVDYKEDKGSSTTTLEVTIDSPKVVLAVEFLLALQSFANSSLNVKQAANFQELSYSKEELPNEALPDDLAVASKVENSNKTFNYSVNVVDSAVILLADPSDKQSEAIVFTIGQFLVTDHNILSIAANNVGLFLSRMGDLNQNRIRILDDFSSTVMIDGRDSTPDILKTQIHSSVGPLLLRLSLRDIRLAMEIFNSSLSLAKDEGLMIVDTTNEEDEDITTKYGKFSREFKNKIKKYAPSMVSSLSEISNVMHRNSISDSTKVITKAEKLHSDFAGLRVVLIGDMHELPIADFNINAFSVDAKDWSTNIDVISTIEPFASAFNYSRSSWEPLIEVFPMTFHLSKDDENDNALIFDIITRKSVEITLSSRTIALLSQIPASLTKSHNLKPRGAEKPYRIHNDTGHTLNIWIKNSDDDAVNKRANLTKLQSGEIIDWEFEDWRVVRETLDTEKCMLRASFADDDYSNIIDVDASKEGDVIHKLYPPVAGVHNRLLISSNLLENNVKLITFGSTLLLRNLTSTEVEYGLSDAGKIKSIGVINPNGTRSIPIDSAYQSSFHIRPLTDNASYKWSGIPIFWKMLSESPLALSCESDLETAGFHFEVEGSVDKDDPLSKIYPRMTVTLSAPLVLENSLPQDISFCLKGRKEEARSEIFLQAGATIPLHNVSLDSYLLLSIKPDDENFNWSNETLVNSPDVSALEEEHRIFITTLDGQKLYLSLKYHANGKRAKTISIYAPYVIMNKTTHDLSVFSDRQWGVVKSDVFMKDGQKLARPKMFSFQYEDYNRNRAKIKFTETNPSVPVSFDAIGQSVDISLELLNHNQECNLGINVKEGEGKYRFTKIVEISPRYIFRNSTSEVIEIMEYGTSSPTILAPKELTPLYFLKRTLSKKFVARFAKIPSTWSNPFRLKDVGESFVKMNITDAAQRLIKMDISLEGATVFINAVDSDDNWPFSIRNFSDHEFLFWQRNPRFVDDESDELDYYYQEDEEEVDFEPIYYRIPPRSIMPYSWDYPSAKQKKLYIHTKNRRREIDLNEIGNLRPIRIPSDNPKQPPSIVDINILMDNGVQVLVLSNYNQEQSLYKLRSQRRFQSETSITSSITSSSDKFEVDESLDSKLNARVVISFSGIGISFINDRLQELCYINILGLEFRFNDSEMYQNLSFKMKWIQIDNQLFGGVYETVLYPTKIPKDSKEIDIHPSLSGAISKVKDESSSLLNFKMATLLLQEMTIQIDEDFLLALLDFAKIPGASWNQAVDDSSSEQLFLHPCTVPDFPTTVRSSKVYFEMLHLQPTLLHLSFVRTDRVNVEEEKSSGNSAINYFINVLTMALGNIEGAQIKLNSLLLEHVRVSLPTLVGAIESHYAQQFFYQLHKVLGSADFLGNPVGFFNNISSGVMDIFYEPYQGYIMNDRPQELGIGIAKGGLSFLKKSIFGFSDSFSKMTGSMAKGLSVAIQDTSFQERRRLQQRQRGKFGSVGVGASSFFNNVTSGLTGVALDPYSGGAKEGAFGFIKGVGKGIIGLPAKTAIGVLDLASNVSEGIRNSTTLMDIGQIERVRLPRFVSSDKLIKPYNLRDSQGQYWLKTCNGGEYAKDMYVGHVICETPAGYQIVIVSLQRILRMQLSTLTVMEHIPFRMIRNVRVIKTGITIYTAEREYFFSVPKDEERRYLYKLVHTAVIEFNSKWQITL